One segment of Synechococcus sp. A15-24 DNA contains the following:
- the apcB gene encoding allophycocyanin subunit beta — MQDAITNVINKSDVQGLYLDTASMTNLESYFASGELRVRAAATISANASAIIRDAVAKALLYSDITRPGGNMYTTRRYAACIRDLDYYLRYSTYAMLAGDTSILDERVLNGLKETYNSLGVPIGATVQAIQAMKEVTAGLVGPDAGKEMGVYFDYICSGLGN, encoded by the coding sequence ATGCAAGACGCCATTACCAACGTCATCAATAAGTCCGACGTTCAGGGTCTCTACCTGGACACGGCCTCGATGACCAACCTCGAGTCCTACTTCGCCAGCGGTGAGCTGCGTGTGCGCGCTGCAGCCACCATCAGCGCCAATGCGTCCGCCATCATTCGCGATGCCGTGGCCAAGGCTCTGCTGTACTCGGACATCACCCGTCCCGGCGGCAACATGTACACCACCCGCCGCTACGCCGCCTGCATCCGCGACCTGGATTACTACCTGCGGTATTCCACCTACGCCATGCTCGCCGGCGACACCTCCATCCTCGATGAGCGTGTTCTGAACGGCCTCAAGGAGACCTACAACTCCCTAGGTGTGCCCATCGGTGCCACCGTTCAGGCCATCCAAGCCATGAAGGAAGTCACCGCCGGTCTGGTCGGCCCTGACGCCGGCAAGGAAATGGGTGTGTACTTCGACTACATCTGCTCCGGTCTGGGCAACTGA
- the atpE gene encoding ATP synthase F0 subunit C, producing MDSITSAASVVAAGLAVGLAAIGPGIGQGTASGGAVEGIARQPEAEGKIRGTLLLSLAFMESLTIYGLVVALVLLFANPFAG from the coding sequence ATGGATTCCATCACCTCCGCCGCTTCCGTTGTGGCTGCTGGCCTGGCAGTCGGTCTGGCCGCCATCGGTCCTGGTATCGGTCAGGGCACCGCGTCCGGCGGCGCTGTTGAGGGCATCGCCCGTCAGCCCGAAGCCGAAGGCAAGATCCGCGGCACCCTGCTGCTGTCCCTGGCGTTCATGGAATCGCTGACCATCTACGGCCTGGTGGTGGCTCTGGTGCTTCTGTTCGCCAACCCCTTCGCCGGCTGA
- a CDS encoding F0F1 ATP synthase subunit B, with protein MTLNFNPLETNLVNLAIVIGVLIWFLRGFLGGILERRRAAILQDLKDAESRLKTATEELTKAQAELAAAEQKADKIRLDGQSRAASIRAEGEQRTISVMAAIKAGADADADAEAARIKDTLRREAALAAIDKVLSDLPSRLDDQAQARLIDSTITNLENA; from the coding sequence ATGACACTGAATTTCAATCCTCTTGAGACCAACCTGGTCAACCTGGCCATTGTCATTGGCGTTTTGATTTGGTTTCTGCGTGGGTTTCTTGGAGGAATCCTTGAGCGCCGTCGTGCAGCCATCCTTCAAGACCTGAAGGATGCTGAATCTCGGTTGAAGACGGCGACCGAAGAACTCACTAAAGCTCAGGCTGAGTTGGCAGCTGCTGAACAGAAGGCCGACAAGATTCGTCTTGATGGCCAATCTCGCGCTGCGAGCATCCGTGCAGAGGGCGAACAGCGCACCATCTCTGTGATGGCCGCCATCAAGGCCGGCGCTGATGCTGATGCTGACGCTGAGGCAGCCCGCATTAAGGACACCTTGCGTCGTGAGGCTGCTCTGGCGGCCATCGACAAGGTGCTGAGCGACCTGCCATCCCGACTCGACGATCAGGCCCAGGCCCGGTTGATCGACTCCACCATCACCAATTTGGAGAACGCCTGA
- a CDS encoding TlyA family RNA methyltransferase, whose product MAAKQRLDLELLSRGLVASRQQAQQLIRAGKVRDGAGTLLDKPGTEVAAALELRVEQPPRFVSRGGEKLLAGLQAFPIATEGRVCLDGGISTGGFTDCLLQHGASRVYGVDVGYGQTSWSLRTDERVVLRERTNLRHLQPEQLYGAEDPWPSLAVTDVSFISLRLVLPALRRLLKPADGACPEALVLVKPQFEVGKDRVGKGGVVRNPAAHRDAIELVMASAAELGWHPQGIVASPITGPAGNHEYVLWLAEAEGALLPDLESLVATTLAS is encoded by the coding sequence ATGGCCGCGAAACAGCGTCTGGATCTGGAGCTGCTGAGCCGTGGGCTGGTTGCCTCGCGGCAACAGGCGCAGCAACTGATCCGGGCCGGCAAGGTGCGCGATGGCGCCGGCACCTTGCTGGACAAGCCCGGCACTGAGGTTGCTGCAGCGCTGGAGCTGCGGGTGGAGCAGCCCCCCCGCTTCGTCTCGCGCGGCGGCGAGAAATTGCTGGCCGGCCTGCAGGCCTTTCCGATCGCCACTGAAGGCCGCGTCTGTCTGGATGGCGGCATCTCCACCGGTGGCTTCACCGATTGCCTGCTTCAGCACGGCGCCTCCCGGGTGTACGGCGTGGATGTGGGCTACGGCCAGACCTCCTGGAGCCTGCGCACCGATGAACGGGTGGTCTTGCGGGAACGCACCAATCTGCGCCACCTGCAGCCCGAGCAGCTGTACGGGGCGGAGGATCCCTGGCCCAGTCTGGCGGTGACCGATGTGTCGTTCATTTCCCTGCGCCTGGTTCTGCCGGCCTTGCGACGCCTGCTGAAGCCAGCGGATGGGGCCTGCCCTGAGGCTCTGGTGTTGGTGAAACCTCAGTTTGAAGTGGGTAAGGATCGGGTGGGCAAGGGCGGCGTGGTGCGCAATCCGGCGGCCCACCGCGATGCGATTGAGCTGGTGATGGCGTCGGCCGCTGAATTGGGTTGGCATCCGCAAGGCATCGTGGCCTCGCCGATCACCGGCCCGGCTGGCAACCACGAGTACGTGCTCTGGCTGGCGGAAGCAGAGGGCGCCTTGCTGCCGGATCTCGAATCATTGGTCGCGACCACTCTGGCCAGCTGA
- a CDS encoding allophycocyanin subunit alpha, which yields MSIVSNSIINADAEARYLSPGELDQIKAFVTGGQRRLRVAQVLCESRERIVKQAGGQLFQKRPDVISPGGNAYGEEMTATCLRDMDYYLRLVTYGIVAGDVTPIEEIGVIGAKELYRSLGTPLEAMAEAVREMKTVAMGLLTGDDAAEAGTYFDYVVGALA from the coding sequence ATGAGCATCGTCTCCAACTCGATCATCAACGCGGACGCCGAAGCCCGCTATCTCAGCCCTGGCGAACTCGACCAGATCAAAGCCTTCGTGACCGGCGGACAACGCCGTCTTCGCGTGGCTCAGGTTCTGTGTGAGAGCCGCGAGCGGATTGTGAAGCAGGCCGGCGGCCAGCTGTTCCAGAAGCGCCCTGATGTCATCTCCCCAGGCGGCAACGCATACGGCGAAGAGATGACTGCCACCTGCCTGCGCGACATGGATTACTACCTGCGCCTGGTGACCTACGGCATCGTCGCGGGTGACGTGACCCCGATCGAAGAAATCGGTGTGATCGGCGCCAAGGAGCTCTATCGCTCCCTGGGCACTCCCCTCGAGGCCATGGCGGAAGCCGTGCGTGAGATGAAGACCGTCGCCATGGGTCTGCTAACCGGCGATGACGCCGCTGAAGCCGGCACCTACTTCGACTACGTGGTGGGCGCACTCGCCTGA
- the atpH gene encoding ATP synthase F1 subunit delta, with translation MPLLNSLATPYAEALLQVTEARGESQTVADQCKQLLEIWDSSADFRDTMVSPVLEPDAKKKALQALVGEQVTPSMLNLLKVLADRQRLLAFDAVMLRYLELYRDQQGITLAEVRSAQTLTEDQQAALSKKVQAMAGTNKVDIDLRVDPSLIGGFVVSLGSQVIDASLAGQVRRLGLALAKAS, from the coding sequence ATGCCTCTCCTGAATTCCCTCGCCACTCCTTACGCCGAAGCTCTGCTTCAGGTCACCGAGGCCCGCGGCGAATCGCAGACGGTGGCTGACCAGTGCAAGCAACTACTTGAAATCTGGGACAGCTCCGCTGATTTTCGCGACACCATGGTGTCGCCGGTGCTTGAGCCTGATGCCAAGAAAAAGGCACTGCAGGCGCTCGTCGGCGAGCAGGTCACGCCGTCCATGCTGAACCTGCTCAAGGTTCTTGCTGATCGCCAGCGGCTGCTGGCCTTCGACGCCGTGATGCTGCGCTATCTCGAGCTCTACCGCGATCAGCAGGGCATCACCCTGGCTGAAGTCCGCTCAGCGCAGACCCTCACCGAGGATCAGCAGGCGGCCCTCTCCAAAAAGGTGCAGGCGATGGCCGGCACCAACAAGGTCGACATCGACCTCAGAGTTGATCCCTCACTCATCGGCGGCTTCGTCGTGAGTCTCGGATCCCAGGTGATCGACGCCAGCCTGGCTGGCCAAGTTCGTCGCCTCGGTCTGGCGCTCGCCAAAGCGAGCTGA
- a CDS encoding F0F1 ATP synthase subunit B', translated as MTWLLLAEAGVPEGGLFDLDATLPLMAVQVVLLTFLLNVLFFRPVGKVVEDREGYISTSRADAKQKLAQVEQLEADLAEQLKGARQAAQSVIVEAEQEVDRLYREALAQAEAEANRTKEASRRAIETERDSARSQLQGQVDQLSNTIIDRLLAA; from the coding sequence ATGACCTGGCTTCTGCTCGCTGAAGCAGGTGTTCCGGAGGGAGGTCTCTTCGACCTCGATGCCACCCTTCCGCTGATGGCGGTTCAGGTGGTTCTCCTCACCTTCCTGCTCAATGTCCTCTTCTTCCGTCCGGTCGGCAAGGTCGTGGAAGACCGTGAGGGCTACATCTCCACCAGCCGCGCCGATGCCAAGCAGAAGCTTGCCCAGGTGGAGCAGCTTGAGGCCGATCTGGCTGAACAGCTGAAAGGGGCACGACAGGCGGCTCAGTCCGTGATTGTCGAGGCCGAACAAGAAGTTGATCGTCTTTATCGCGAGGCTTTGGCCCAGGCGGAAGCCGAAGCCAACCGAACGAAAGAGGCAAGCCGTCGCGCCATTGAAACGGAACGGGACTCGGCCCGCTCTCAGCTTCAAGGCCAGGTGGATCAACTCAGCAACACCATCATCGACCGTCTGCTGGCAGCCTGA
- a CDS encoding class I SAM-dependent methyltransferase — protein MAEPGNRDAATPVVSAFYDRFPFPGDPLQDGPPPGYNWRWCHQSVLAAVNGSLPAGSERPRILDAGCGTGVSTDYLCHLNPGAEVLGIDISEGALAVARERLQRSGAAAQVSQLRQEQRSLMDLESEGPFDYINSVGVLHHLDQPESGLRSLAGRLAPDGVLHLFLYADAGRWEIHRTQQALTLLDVGTGREGLRLGRELLASLPESNRLARHHRERWAVDCAADANFADMYLHPQETSYNLQRLFAFIEAADLHFAGFSNPEVWDPVRLLNGELLERAQVLPQRQQWLLVEQLDPDISHFEFFLSAQPVQPASWSDAALQAAKGVRQPCLWGEPDPILDRNMQPLQLSDTERQLLRRVYEQPDTPLGALAEPAVIRDLAARQLLLLKA, from the coding sequence ATGGCTGAGCCAGGGAACAGGGACGCCGCCACTCCGGTTGTCAGCGCCTTCTACGACCGTTTCCCGTTTCCCGGTGATCCGCTGCAGGACGGCCCACCACCCGGATACAACTGGCGCTGGTGCCATCAGAGCGTCCTGGCTGCCGTGAATGGGTCCTTGCCAGCAGGGTCGGAGCGGCCACGGATCCTGGATGCCGGCTGCGGCACCGGTGTGAGCACCGACTACCTCTGCCATCTCAACCCAGGTGCCGAGGTTCTGGGGATCGACATTAGCGAGGGGGCACTGGCGGTGGCCCGGGAGCGATTGCAGCGTTCCGGTGCAGCGGCCCAGGTGAGTCAGCTGCGCCAGGAGCAGCGCAGCCTGATGGACCTGGAGAGCGAAGGACCGTTCGACTACATCAACTCCGTCGGGGTGCTGCACCATCTGGATCAACCGGAGTCGGGTCTGCGCTCGTTGGCTGGGCGCCTGGCCCCCGATGGTGTGCTCCATCTCTTCTTATATGCGGATGCCGGCCGCTGGGAGATCCACCGCACCCAGCAGGCCCTGACCCTGCTTGATGTCGGCACGGGACGCGAGGGCCTGCGCCTCGGCCGGGAGCTGCTGGCGTCGCTTCCGGAGAGCAACCGACTGGCGCGACACCATCGCGAGCGCTGGGCCGTGGACTGCGCCGCCGATGCCAACTTCGCTGACATGTACCTGCATCCGCAGGAGACCAGCTACAACCTGCAGCGCCTTTTTGCCTTCATCGAAGCGGCCGATCTCCATTTTGCTGGCTTCTCCAATCCGGAGGTCTGGGATCCAGTCCGGCTCCTGAACGGAGAACTGCTGGAGCGTGCCCAGGTGCTGCCGCAGCGTCAGCAATGGCTGCTGGTGGAACAGCTGGATCCAGACATCAGCCACTTTGAGTTCTTCCTGTCGGCACAACCGGTCCAGCCAGCGAGCTGGAGTGACGCTGCTCTGCAGGCTGCCAAAGGAGTGCGACAGCCCTGCCTCTGGGGGGAACCGGATCCAATCCTGGACCGCAACATGCAACCGCTGCAGCTCAGCGATACGGAGCGCCAGCTGCTGCGACGCGTCTACGAGCAGCCGGACACACCGCTGGGTGCCCTGGCTGAGCCAGCTGTGATCCGTGATCTCGCGGCTCGCCAGCTGTTGCTGCTGAAGGCTTAA
- the atpB gene encoding F0F1 ATP synthase subunit A, whose amino-acid sequence MALLPFPLPFAELEVGHHLYWQIGDLYLHGQVFLSSWILIGILLVLVLAGTRNMQRDPLGLQNLLEFLWNFIRDIARDNIGEKYYRDWLPFIGTLFLFIFVSNWGGALIPWKIVELPEGELGAPTADINTTVAMALLVSLAYFYAGLSRKGLRFFELYVEPTPIMLPFKIIEEFTKPLSLSFRLFGNILADELAVGVLVYLVPLLVPLPVMLLGLFTSAIQALIFATLTAFYIGEGLHEAH is encoded by the coding sequence ATGGCTTTGCTGCCCTTTCCACTCCCGTTCGCTGAACTGGAAGTGGGCCACCACCTGTACTGGCAGATCGGCGATCTGTACCTGCATGGCCAGGTGTTCCTGAGCTCCTGGATCCTGATCGGCATCCTGCTGGTTCTTGTTCTGGCTGGCACCCGCAACATGCAGCGCGACCCCCTGGGTCTGCAGAACCTGCTGGAGTTCCTCTGGAACTTCATTCGCGACATCGCCCGCGACAACATCGGCGAGAAGTATTACCGCGACTGGTTGCCGTTCATCGGCACCCTGTTCCTGTTTATCTTCGTGAGCAACTGGGGTGGCGCGCTGATCCCCTGGAAGATCGTCGAACTTCCCGAGGGTGAGCTGGGCGCTCCCACCGCAGACATCAACACCACGGTGGCCATGGCCTTGCTGGTGTCCCTGGCGTATTTCTATGCCGGTCTTAGCCGCAAGGGTCTGCGCTTCTTCGAGCTGTACGTGGAGCCGACCCCGATCATGCTCCCGTTCAAGATCATCGAGGAATTCACCAAGCCCCTGTCGCTCTCCTTCCGTCTGTTCGGAAACATCCTTGCGGATGAGCTGGCTGTGGGCGTTCTGGTGTATCTCGTGCCCCTGCTCGTGCCTCTGCCGGTGATGTTGCTTGGCTTGTTCACAAGTGCCATTCAGGCCTTGATCTTCGCGACCCTCACCGCCTTCTACATCGGTGAAGGTCTGCACGAGGCCCACTAA
- the atpA gene encoding F0F1 ATP synthase subunit alpha has translation MVSIRPDEISAILKQQIEDYDKSVSVSNVGSVLTVGDGIARVYGLQQAMAGELLEFEDGTEGIALNLEDDNVGAVLMGEGLGIQEGSTVKATGKIASVPVGEAMLGRVVNSLGRAIDGKGEIATSETRLIESMAPGIIQRKSVHEPMQTGITAIDAMIPVGRGQRELIIGDRQTGKTAIAIDTILNQKDQDMICVYVAVGQKAASVANVVEVLRERGALDYSVIVAANASEPAALQYLAPYTGASIAEYFMYKGKATLVIYDDLSKQAAAYRQMSLLLRRPPGREAYPGDVFYCHSRLLERAAKLSDAMGKGSMTALPIIETQAGDVSAYIPTNVISITDGQIFLSSDLFNSGLRPAINVGISVSRVGGAAQTKAIKKIAGTLKLELAQFAELAAFSQFASDLDASTQQQLERGKRLRELLKQPQFSPLILAEQVAIVYAGVKGLIDAVPVDKVVDFSRELREYLKSNKPEFITEIQEKKVMSPEAEAILKDAISEVVSTLVASAA, from the coding sequence ATGGTTTCCATCCGTCCCGACGAGATCAGCGCCATCCTCAAACAACAGATTGAGGACTACGACAAGTCGGTTTCCGTCAGCAACGTCGGCTCCGTCCTGACAGTGGGCGACGGCATCGCCCGCGTCTACGGCCTGCAGCAGGCCATGGCCGGTGAGCTCCTCGAGTTCGAGGACGGCACCGAAGGCATCGCTTTGAACCTGGAAGACGACAACGTCGGTGCGGTGCTGATGGGCGAGGGCCTGGGCATTCAGGAAGGCAGCACGGTGAAGGCCACCGGCAAGATCGCCTCCGTGCCCGTTGGCGAGGCCATGCTCGGTCGCGTCGTCAACTCCCTGGGCCGCGCCATCGACGGCAAGGGTGAAATCGCCACCAGCGAGACGCGCCTGATCGAATCCATGGCGCCTGGCATCATCCAGCGCAAGTCGGTGCACGAGCCGATGCAGACCGGCATCACCGCCATCGACGCGATGATCCCCGTCGGCCGTGGCCAGCGCGAGCTGATCATCGGTGACCGCCAGACCGGTAAGACCGCCATCGCGATCGACACGATCCTGAACCAGAAGGATCAGGACATGATCTGCGTCTACGTGGCCGTCGGTCAGAAGGCTGCTTCTGTGGCGAACGTTGTGGAGGTGCTGCGTGAGCGCGGTGCCCTCGATTACTCCGTGATCGTGGCCGCCAACGCTTCTGAGCCCGCAGCTCTGCAGTATCTGGCTCCTTACACCGGCGCCTCCATCGCCGAGTACTTCATGTACAAGGGCAAGGCCACCCTGGTGATCTACGACGACCTGTCCAAGCAGGCCGCCGCTTACCGCCAGATGTCGCTGCTGCTCCGTCGTCCGCCCGGTCGTGAGGCCTACCCCGGCGACGTCTTCTACTGCCACAGCCGTCTGCTGGAGCGTGCCGCCAAGCTGTCCGATGCCATGGGCAAAGGTTCCATGACGGCCCTGCCGATCATCGAAACCCAGGCCGGTGACGTGTCGGCCTACATCCCCACCAACGTGATCTCGATCACGGACGGTCAGATCTTCCTCAGCTCCGACCTGTTCAACTCCGGCCTGCGTCCCGCCATCAACGTGGGTATCTCCGTGAGCCGGGTGGGTGGTGCCGCCCAGACCAAGGCGATCAAGAAGATTGCCGGCACCCTGAAGCTGGAACTTGCTCAGTTCGCTGAGCTGGCCGCCTTCTCCCAGTTCGCCTCTGACCTCGACGCTTCCACCCAGCAGCAGCTGGAGCGCGGCAAGCGCTTGCGGGAACTGCTGAAGCAGCCTCAGTTCAGCCCGCTGATCCTGGCTGAGCAGGTCGCCATCGTTTATGCCGGCGTGAAGGGCCTCATCGATGCAGTCCCCGTTGACAAGGTGGTCGACTTCTCCCGCGAACTGCGTGAGTACCTCAAGTCCAACAAGCCTGAGTTCATCACCGAAATCCAGGAGAAGAAGGTGATGAGCCCTGAAGCTGAGGCGATCCTCAAGGACGCCATCAGCGAAGTCGTGTCCACCCTCGTCGCTTCGGCGGCCTGA
- a CDS encoding phycobilisome rod-core linker polypeptide, translating into MTVTASSGSPRVSPQLFDTLPLSSVRQAEQQDRFPERVELENLVNFFRSGQDRIEASRIIAANAESIVARAANRIFVGGTPLSFLEAPLTTGETGRPSGQDGTPLAADQVAFEQSVRTFTGSSGDTKRGNFFTRLLEGAGGDADVRVVLPTGFNAISVAKYGPAFMRKSVRDMGWFLRYVGYALVAGDPSILAVNTRGLRDILLENCSLTATNVALQEMRAASAQLLRDRPEARQLTIDCFNVLLQELAIPTPSTKQRQGSSVQQGLQLPAIYALAAEGRQLLEMRPGLSGTEKAEIIRGAYRQVFERDIAKGYSQTPCRVEASQVVQGQISMREFIRALGRSKEYRQQFHDGYVNSRVVELAYRHFLGRGISSLEEFRKSFAILSDQGLNGLVDVLVNSAEYAQTFGEETVPFLRDLGTEAQESAGWGSNRKLFNFSAPFDGAPQYVTLYASYRQPFADQHVYGGGNDPVANQYGAIFPSGTASVATRPAPYGYDSRRLLVSNGLNSPGQLDSASFRSSRPRKVGPRVMRLQQIATGGNVNPRRGGQPSVRNTESSTQAVINAVYVQVLGNAGYAGERRGSDEARLENGDISLREFVRCVARSDAFRRRYWSGLYITKAIEVIHRRLLGRPTFGRWEIDALFDTAARKGFYGVVDALINSREYNESFGEDTVPFERFITPGDLSVRRTPTFKREVTSFGYAESSFVLNNRPEAAATKGFRGSGELTQRNLLGNSKSTSEGWSGMARGFAQGTDLNPSLIQIRLGESLQSKSERRKALPPLNPMTGALASGGANGYKLRSSLPAPLSLKRPCSETELLNVINATYRQLLNRVPLDSERLQSAESKLRNEDISLKGFIEAVAFSEAFQTRLFNLAPLRAATAATMALLGRAATPAEVSRFLIVRAESGQPKAVQELVEQLPSSDSVPRTDGMNTRSGVSQATLQRTAGLYRGNAGMTPPTDAAI; encoded by the coding sequence ATGACAGTGACCGCCAGCAGCGGCAGCCCGCGTGTCTCTCCTCAGCTATTCGACACCCTGCCGCTCTCCAGCGTTCGCCAGGCGGAGCAGCAAGACCGCTTCCCCGAGAGGGTTGAGCTCGAGAACCTGGTCAACTTCTTCCGCAGCGGTCAGGACCGCATCGAGGCCTCGCGGATCATCGCGGCCAATGCCGAATCCATCGTGGCTCGCGCTGCCAACCGCATCTTTGTGGGCGGTACGCCGCTGTCGTTCCTTGAAGCACCACTGACCACTGGCGAGACCGGCCGCCCCAGCGGTCAGGACGGCACCCCCCTGGCGGCGGACCAGGTGGCCTTCGAGCAATCGGTGCGCACCTTCACCGGCAGCAGTGGTGACACCAAACGCGGCAATTTCTTCACCCGGCTGCTGGAGGGCGCCGGCGGTGATGCCGATGTTCGGGTTGTGCTGCCCACTGGCTTCAACGCCATCAGTGTGGCCAAGTACGGCCCCGCCTTCATGCGCAAGTCCGTGCGGGACATGGGCTGGTTCCTTCGCTATGTGGGCTATGCCCTGGTGGCAGGTGACCCCAGCATCCTCGCGGTGAACACCCGAGGCCTGCGCGACATTCTTCTGGAGAACTGCTCCCTTACCGCCACCAACGTGGCGCTGCAGGAGATGCGCGCCGCATCAGCCCAGCTGCTTCGAGATCGGCCGGAAGCCCGCCAGCTGACGATCGATTGCTTCAACGTACTGTTGCAGGAGCTGGCCATTCCCACCCCCAGCACCAAGCAGCGCCAGGGCAGCAGCGTGCAGCAGGGCCTGCAGCTGCCGGCGATCTATGCCCTGGCAGCCGAAGGGCGCCAATTGCTCGAGATGCGCCCTGGCCTCTCCGGAACTGAAAAGGCGGAAATCATCCGCGGCGCCTACCGCCAGGTGTTTGAACGCGACATCGCTAAGGGCTACTCCCAGACCCCTTGCCGCGTGGAAGCCAGCCAGGTGGTGCAGGGCCAGATCTCGATGCGCGAATTCATCCGCGCCCTTGGCCGCAGCAAGGAATACCGCCAGCAGTTCCACGACGGTTACGTCAACAGCCGGGTGGTGGAGCTGGCTTACCGCCATTTCCTCGGCCGCGGAATCAGCTCCCTGGAGGAGTTCCGCAAGTCCTTCGCCATCCTCAGCGACCAGGGTCTGAACGGCCTGGTGGATGTGTTGGTGAACTCTGCCGAATACGCCCAGACCTTCGGGGAAGAAACTGTTCCATTCCTGCGAGACCTGGGCACCGAAGCCCAGGAGAGCGCCGGCTGGGGATCCAACCGCAAGCTGTTCAACTTCAGCGCCCCCTTTGATGGGGCCCCTCAGTACGTCACCCTTTACGCCTCCTACCGCCAGCCCTTCGCTGATCAACATGTCTACGGCGGTGGCAACGACCCAGTCGCCAACCAGTACGGCGCCATCTTCCCCAGTGGCACGGCCTCGGTGGCAACCCGCCCAGCTCCGTATGGCTACGACAGCCGTCGACTGCTGGTGAGTAATGGGCTCAACAGCCCCGGACAGCTGGACAGCGCCAGCTTCCGCAGCAGCCGCCCCCGCAAGGTGGGACCCAGGGTGATGCGTCTGCAGCAGATAGCCACCGGCGGCAACGTCAACCCCCGGCGTGGCGGTCAGCCCAGCGTGCGCAACACCGAATCCAGCACCCAGGCGGTGATCAACGCCGTGTATGTGCAGGTGCTGGGCAATGCCGGCTATGCCGGTGAACGCCGCGGCTCTGACGAGGCCCGGCTGGAAAACGGTGACATCTCTCTGCGGGAGTTTGTGCGCTGTGTGGCCCGTTCCGATGCTTTCCGCCGCCGCTATTGGAGCGGCCTTTACATCACCAAAGCGATCGAGGTAATCCATCGCCGCTTGCTCGGCCGCCCCACCTTTGGACGCTGGGAGATCGATGCCCTGTTCGACACGGCAGCCCGCAAAGGTTTCTACGGCGTGGTGGATGCCCTGATCAACAGCCGCGAATACAACGAAAGCTTCGGCGAGGACACCGTTCCCTTCGAGCGGTTTATCACCCCTGGCGATCTTTCTGTGCGTCGAACGCCCACGTTCAAGCGTGAGGTCACCAGCTTTGGTTACGCCGAATCGAGTTTTGTTCTCAACAACCGACCTGAAGCTGCTGCAACCAAAGGATTCCGCGGCAGTGGTGAGCTGACGCAGCGCAATCTGCTCGGCAATTCCAAGTCAACCTCAGAGGGCTGGAGCGGAATGGCCAGAGGGTTTGCTCAGGGAACAGACCTGAACCCCAGCTTGATACAGATCCGACTTGGGGAATCCCTCCAATCCAAATCGGAACGCCGCAAGGCGCTTCCCCCGCTCAATCCAATGACCGGCGCGCTGGCAAGTGGTGGGGCTAATGGTTACAAGCTCCGTTCCAGTCTTCCTGCGCCTCTCTCGCTGAAGCGACCCTGCAGTGAAACAGAACTGTTGAACGTCATCAACGCGACCTACAGACAGCTGCTCAACCGCGTGCCGCTTGACAGTGAACGACTGCAGTCAGCCGAATCGAAACTGCGCAATGAGGACATCAGCCTGAAGGGTTTCATCGAAGCCGTTGCCTTCAGCGAGGCATTCCAAACACGACTGTTCAACCTGGCGCCATTGCGGGCGGCGACCGCCGCCACGATGGCCTTACTGGGACGCGCTGCGACCCCGGCTGAAGTCAGTCGCTTCCTGATTGTCCGAGCGGAATCCGGCCAACCCAAAGCCGTTCAAGAGCTTGTTGAGCAACTGCCCTCGAGCGACAGCGTCCCTCGCACGGATGGTATGAACACCCGTTCAGGCGTCAGTCAGGCCACGCTTCAACGCACGGCAGGCCTTTACCGCGGCAATGCCGGCATGACACCACCCACCGACGCGGCGATCTGA
- a CDS encoding phycobilisome linker polypeptide, with protein sequence MRLFKVTACIPSPEKVRTQRELQNTFFTKWVPYDSWFAEQQRIQKQGGRIIKVELCTGDRQVNVGN encoded by the coding sequence ATGCGGTTGTTCAAAGTCACCGCCTGCATCCCCAGCCCTGAAAAGGTGCGGACGCAGCGCGAATTGCAGAACACCTTCTTCACCAAGTGGGTCCCCTACGACAGCTGGTTCGCTGAGCAACAGCGGATTCAGAAGCAAGGGGGCCGCATCATCAAGGTGGAGCTCTGCACCGGCGACCGTCAGGTCAACGTCGGTAACTGA